The DNA region TGGTGCACTGGATGTGGGAGAGCAGATTCATGGTTACATTCGTCGAAATTTTGGGTTGGATGCAGATTTGCGCATGGCAAATGCCCTCTTAAACATGTATGTGAAATGTGGGGATGTCAAAGCTGCAAAGATACTGTTTGATGGTGTGAGGGAAAAGGATGTCACAACCTGGACTTCCATGATTGTTGGCCTTGCATTACATGGCCAGGCAGAAGAAGCACTGAGGCTATTTGCAGCCATTGAAGAAGAAAACAGATTATCAAGATTACGCAAAAACTGCAGGTTTAAGAGCGGATTAGTTGTCCCTAACGACGTTACATTCATAGGAGTTTTAATGGCTTGCAGCCACATGGGGAGGGTGGAAGAGGGCAAGAGGCATTTCAGAAGCATGGTTCGAGAATACTGCATAGAGCCAAGACTCTCCCACTATGGCTGCATGGTGGATCTGTTTTGTCGTCGAGGGCTGCTAAAAGAAGCGTACGATTTTGTCCTGGCGATGCCAATTCCAGCAAATGGTGTGATATGGAGAACAATGTTAGGGTTTTGTGGCATTCATGGCAATGCTGAGCTTGCTGCAGTGGCTCACTCTAGGCTGATTGAATTGCAGGAGGGTGTTGCTGGGGATGATGTTGTGATGTCTAATATTTGTGCTGGGAATGACATGTGGGAGGAGAAAGTGAAGGTTAGAGATGAGATGAAACAGAGAAGAATTCCTGGGTGGAGCTCAATTCAGGTGGGGAATTGGGTTCAGTCTCGAGACTTGTTAAGTTTAAAATAGAAGATAGAGATTGCTTTAATGAGTTAAATGTGATAACCTTGTTAAGTTATTCCATATCTTTTATCTATTTCATGATCATGATATTTGATCGTGCTCTTATGTATAGTGGCATTACAAAGAATTGGGATATGATTGCCTAGCAATACTGATTGGGTGCCCGAAGCCGTGTATCCAAACTATTCTTCCATAATCTTGTGATTTGCCATTTATTTCCTTCTTCCAATAGGGACTTGTCATGTCCAGAGACCGAATGCTGAGTAGCGGCCCGATTTGTCTATCTTTTGAGTCTGGCTGCCTAACAACACCGATTAAATATCTTGGCCGGGTATCCACCAGTCATGATTGCTTTTGGTAATCATTTGGTCTATGCTAAAACGGTTGGTGGACAGTGTATTCATGGGGTGTGGTTTGTGACcccttttttttcatttttaatttgcttattGATCATTAATGCATTTGACCTTCACTTTCAAACTTAATCACTAAATACTAGactaaaatattacaaatattgtGAGCCATACAAGATTAcatgttattatatttttacttaaacactattctataatattttatgtattgacTAGTTGAAACATCATTTTCGAACAAATCTTGCCTagatcaaatttttaaaatgtgtttGGAAATTTCAAATAAACATCTTTAAAATATTGTTTGAGTAAACGTGATCAAAACCAAAATTTCAAAACTTGACAACTTCTTAACACATTATTAGCCTTAACATCATTTACTTTGATACGTTTCTTTTGTTTATTCTCCCAAAGCCGCCGCCCTCTTCTGCCTTTCTCCGTGGCTTAGCAGCCGGCGACCAGAATTTCATACTTTGATGCGGCTAAATGAGGTGGATCGGAAGTCGAAAAATAGACTCcgtaaatacaaaattttaaatttaattttttgtaaaattatttttcttgatttgagtgctTAAATAAACTTTTGGATTAACCCCAGAAGGTTGAATCCTCAATTCCAAGGGTTCCTCACGTCTCGGCCCGATAGAGATGatataaatcatgataactcaactgaacacagaaGCTAGACATTTGCTTACTGTGAACTTTAAAAGGTTACTCCTACATTACTGCTGATGAGAGTCAATTCTTGGTctttatttctaaattttacCTCTATAATCAAGTGAATTGTCTATACAGCGGTTAACTAGTTAGTGACACGTGAGATTGCTTACGTTACCCCAGCGTGGGTTTAGGATCATCATGTCTGTTTTGAATAGCAGCCAATCATCACTCGCCCAAACCGCAACCTGATTGGCCAGTCAACCCTAACACCTCGCCCCGCCCCGCCCCTACGATCAATTTCTCATCTCTCACTCCGCTACTGTCAACTACGGCCGCCACTGCCCCACTGTTAACTACCACCATTCCGCCTTAATTTCAGTGCATACCCCTAGTGGTGCAGGAAATGAAGAGAAGTTCCGATCATATCGACGGCGACTCTATTATTTCATCGGGTCTGGAATGGAAATGTGGGCTGAATGTAAAAACCACCGTGGCTCTTCTCCTTTCGCTTCTGTTTCTCGCGTTTCTGGTTCTCAGAGACCCGCCGTCCTCCGATAGTGTCTGGAATCGAGTTAAACCACCGAAAGGtaccattttttaattttcttgtgaTATGATTTGGCCTGGCCTGGCGTTCTTTTCCCtgaatcttaattaattttcttgttatatatatagttatggaAGACGATCATATTCTCCGGCCAAACGACGCCCCCGGAGATAACCTTCTCGCCGGACTTCTCCCTTCTGGATTTGACCGGAAATCCTGTCTAAGCCGGCACCAATCCGTGTTATATCACAAGAAACTCAAGCGTCACCCTTCATCCTATCTAATCTCCAGGCTACGAAGCTACGAAGCTCTCCACCGGCGATGCGGGCCCCACACAGAATCCTACAAGAACAACGTTGGACGACTCATCAACTCCGCCGCCAATAATAACCACTCCGACGGATGTAACTACCTCGTATGGATAGCCTTCAGCGGTTTAGGAAACAGAATCTTGACCCTAGCGTCGGCGTTTCTCTACGCCGTTCTTACCAACCGTGTCCTCTTAGTCGATCCTGGAAACAACATTATTCCTAATCTCTTCTGTGAACCCTTCCCCAACACTTCCTGGTATCTCCCCAAAGATTTCCCATTTTCTAATCAGTTCAAAACCTTTGATCAGAACTCCACTTTCTGCCATGGATACATGCTCAAACATAATATTTCTGCGATTAATCCGCCTTTCATCTATGTCCATCTCATATATGACATTGATCAGCACCATAAACTATTTTATAGTGACAAAGAACAAATCTTTCTGGAAAAAATTCCCTGGGTAGTAATCAGAACTGACGAATATTTTGTCCCATCTCTGTTCTTGATCCAATCTTTCAAGAAAGATCTGGAAAACATGTTCCCCGACAAAGATTCCGTGTTCCACCTCCTCGGACGGTATCTTATCCATCCCACGAATCCTGTCTGGGGGCTCATTACAAGA from Ipomoea triloba cultivar NCNSP0323 chromosome 6, ASM357664v1 includes:
- the LOC116023033 gene encoding galactoside 2-alpha-L-fucosyltransferase-like, whose product is MKRSSDHIDGDSIISSGLEWKCGLNVKTTVALLLSLLFLAFLVLRDPPSSDSVWNRVKPPKVMEDDHILRPNDAPGDNLLAGLLPSGFDRKSCLSRHQSVLYHKKLKRHPSSYLISRLRSYEALHRRCGPHTESYKNNVGRLINSAANNNHSDGCNYLVWIAFSGLGNRILTLASAFLYAVLTNRVLLVDPGNNIIPNLFCEPFPNTSWYLPKDFPFSNQFKTFDQNSTFCHGYMLKHNISAINPPFIYVHLIYDIDQHHKLFYSDKEQIFLEKIPWVVIRTDEYFVPSLFLIQSFKKDLENMFPDKDSVFHLLGRYLIHPTNPVWGLITRYYQAYLATADEKIGIQIRVFERETGPFQHILDQIISCTMKQHILPQIYQEEDYSIFIAANSSDIINIKNKKKVKAVLVTSLSPWYSDQIKNMYSEHPTLTGEVVGIFQPSHEEYQRTENLRHNMKALAEIYLLSMSDVLVTSGWSTFGYVAQSLGGLRPWILYKPENRTAPEPPCRRAMSMEPCFHDPPSYDGADPHVKPCEDRSWGLKLVAA
- the LOC116021923 gene encoding putative pentatricopeptide repeat-containing protein At1g74400; this encodes MRRFFILLTCKRVSNFISNNKSHKTHFHTHLKPGRANLNLKSCARTNPTKALLLFQELLRKKISWIDSYSLLYVIKACTQRCLFNEGKLFHGFVIKLGFEPIVFLQTSLMDMYSASANLEGARKVFDEMPSKNVVCWTSLVTACVQNQKPNAALEVFWQMIMANVEPDQVILTAVLSACADAGALDVGEQIHGYIRRNFGLDADLRMANALLNMYVKCGDVKAAKILFDGVREKDVTTWTSMIVGLALHGQAEEALRLFAAIEEENRLSRLRKNCRFKSGLVVPNDVTFIGVLMACSHMGRVEEGKRHFRSMVREYCIEPRLSHYGCMVDLFCRRGLLKEAYDFVLAMPIPANGVIWRTMLGFCGIHGNAELAAVAHSRLIELQEGVAGDDVVMSNICAGNDMWEEKVKVRDEMKQRRIPGWSSIQVGNWVQSRDLLSLK